TTAATCTCATCCGATTACATGTTGAACAAAAGTTATGACTAATAGCGGTGATAAACCCTACAGTTCCCTTTGCCCCAGGGACTTTGAAATCCTTTGAAGGGCCATTATTTTTTATATTTACAGGGACCATACCCATCTTATTGATAATTTTTTCCTTGAATTCGTTTAGAGATACATAATAATTACCAGAAAGAAGGCTTGTTTCACCCATAGGCATATATTCAATAAATCTCACGTGTAGATCTTTATCCTTTGTGAGTTCAACAAAACTTTCCAATTCACTATCGTTTAAACCCTTCATCACAACGGTATTAATCTTTACTGGATTTAAGCCAACTTCAAGTGCTGCTTTAATCCCTTCAATTGCTTGTGAAAACTCGCCCCTTCGAGTAATTGTTTTATAGGTATCGGGATTTAAAGAATCAAGACTTATGTTAACCCTAGACAAACCTGCCCTTTTTAAAGCAAAAGCATATTTTGGTAGAAGAACACCATTGGTTGTCATAGTAATATCTTCAAGTGCAGAAATTTTCCTTAACTCCTTGATTAAATCTACTACGCCTTGCCGAACAAGAGGTTCACCACCTGTGATACGAACTTTTTTTATACCAAGTTCAGTACCTACTTCAACAATTTTGATTATTTCTTCGTATCTTAGAATACTGCTATGGGGCTTGAAAGTTACACCTTGGGGTGGCATACAATAAATACAACGTAGATTACATCTATCTGTTATCGATATTCTAAGATAATCGATACTTCTTCCGTATTTATCAATCATTATAATTAAACTCTCCTTTTTAAGACATTACTTCTCCTGTATTATCTGTTCTATAACCACCTAATGCAATTACTTGGCTTTTAAACTTTTCAGAATTAATCACCTCTATAATTTTTTTCATCCTTGTATCTTGTAGAAAGTCAATTGGAATTATAAAATCATATCTTTCTTCTAAAAGAGGTATAAAATCCAAATCCATAGCATCGGCAGCTGCTTTTATCCCTAATCCTACATCTGCAGATTTATTTGCAACGGCTGCTGCAACAGCAGTGTGGGTGAATTCTTCTCTCTCGTATCCCCTAATTGATTTTGAAGGTATCTCCTTTTTGTTTAACCAATAATCTAATAATACACGCGTACCTGAGCCTTTCTGTCTATTGATGAAGTTAATATCTGGACGGCTTAAATCCTCTATCTTTTTCAATCCCAAAGGGTTACCTTTTGGTACAATTAAACCCTGTTGTCTCCAAATTAAATTCACCATAGTTACTTTTTTATCACCTAAAATCTCTTTAACGTAAGTTTTATTGTACGTTCCACTTTGTGGATCCAAAAGGTGGGCCCCTGCCAAATGACACTCACCTCTTTTAAGCGACATCAACCCGCCCATACTCCCCACAGATTGAATGTTAAAGTTAAATCCAAGTTTTTGAGATTTTATTTCATTAACCAATATGTCTAATGAATAATCATGGCTTCCAATGAACAACACGTTTTTTGAAATGGAGGAGATGGGTTTCAAAATATATATTTTCACCTTTTCGTTGATACCTATTCCTTCAGATTTTTCTGGGACAGGCATAATACCATCTGCATTCACCAGTGACTCCATGGCAGCCGATCCCCTTTTTCTGGGAACCGCTACGTATTCTCCGTCAATAAAAGCTAAATTAACCCTTAAAAATTCTTCCAACCCAACTTGTGAAGGAACTTTTCTACGAACAACCGCATTTATATATGGCATTTCTGGAACGCCCAAACTTTGCATCTGATACACAAGTGTCCGTACAAAAATATAATAATTCAGCAACGCAGAGAGGGGATAACCAGGTATACCAATTACCGGCTTGCCTTTTATAATACCTAGAATAACAGGTTTACCTGGCATTATATTAATGCCATGCACAATTACTCTTCCCACCTCATTTAAAATTTTCTCAGTGTAATCTTCCCTACCGGCAGAAGAACCAGCTATAATGACCAAAATATCATTTTTCTCTACCTCATCCAACACTTTTTTCTTGAGATCTTCATATTTGTCAGGGAGGATCTCTGTAATTGAAACTTTTGCTCCCCATTGTTCGCCATAAATCTTCATTATAGTCGAATTGAAATCAACAAGTTGGCCTTTTTCTGGTTCCTGATTGGGTGGGATAATTTCATCACCCGTTGGAATGATCCCTATCAAAGGCTTTTTTTTGACATTAATTTCTTTCACACCTGCTTCTAATAAAGCTCCCACATCATAAGGCCGTATCATATGATTTACCGGGAACATTAATTGCCCTTTCATCACACTTTCTCCAATAGCTCTAATATTTTGCCATGGTGTAGCGCTTTTTTCTATAATGTAAAAATCGCCTTCATCATTTATTTCTTCTATCTTAATAACCGCATTAAATCCTTCTGGTATCGGATCCCCAGTATCAACTATAACCGCATCTAACCCTTTTTTCAACATT
This genomic window from Petrotoga mexicana DSM 14811 contains:
- a CDS encoding molybdopterin biosynthesis protein translates to MSKIYLEKVSLEKAMDEYFKIFKDYSIETENIKAENSSGRVTGEAIYAKRFGPHYYASAMDGIAVKASNTYGASKTNPLMLKKGLDAVIVDTGDPIPEGFNAVIKIEEINDEGDFYIIEKSATPWQNIRAIGESVMKGQLMFPVNHMIRPYDVGALLEAGVKEINVKKKPLIGIIPTGDEIIPPNQEPEKGQLVDFNSTIMKIYGEQWGAKVSITEILPDKYEDLKKKVLDEVEKNDILVIIAGSSAGREDYTEKILNEVGRVIVHGINIMPGKPVILGIIKGKPVIGIPGYPLSALLNYYIFVRTLVYQMQSLGVPEMPYINAVVRRKVPSQVGLEEFLRVNLAFIDGEYVAVPRKRGSAAMESLVNADGIMPVPEKSEGIGINEKVKIYILKPISSISKNVLFIGSHDYSLDILVNEIKSQKLGFNFNIQSVGSMGGLMSLKRGECHLAGAHLLDPQSGTYNKTYVKEILGDKKVTMVNLIWRQQGLIVPKGNPLGLKKIEDLSRPDINFINRQKGSGTRVLLDYWLNKKEIPSKSIRGYEREEFTHTAVAAAVANKSADVGLGIKAAADAMDLDFIPLLEERYDFIIPIDFLQDTRMKKIIEVINSEKFKSQVIALGGYRTDNTGEVMS
- the moaA gene encoding GTP 3',8-cyclase MoaA; translated protein: MIDKYGRSIDYLRISITDRCNLRCIYCMPPQGVTFKPHSSILRYEEIIKIVEVGTELGIKKVRITGGEPLVRQGVVDLIKELRKISALEDITMTTNGVLLPKYAFALKRAGLSRVNISLDSLNPDTYKTITRRGEFSQAIEGIKAALEVGLNPVKINTVVMKGLNDSELESFVELTKDKDLHVRFIEYMPMGETSLLSGNYYVSLNEFKEKIINKMGMVPVNIKNNGPSKDFKVPGAKGTVGFITAISHNFCSTCNRMRLTADGFLRPCLASDVEVNMRDEDGKISTEGVREKFEKALLLKPISHNFYKNNFFPKKNMSQIGG